The following coding sequences lie in one Dunckerocampus dactyliophorus isolate RoL2022-P2 chromosome 4, RoL_Ddac_1.1, whole genome shotgun sequence genomic window:
- the atoh1a gene encoding protein atonal homolog 1a gives MDVLSVADWCNKDQDPRVWLAPVQASGTCETRDTSADYLDHSPCSSTGSYHESDSSGHPSPPSYRKAPKSPSGSSTLKVRDLCRLKGMVTGAEQEQHTRHRAPSSKPTNGVQRQRRVAANARERRRMHGLNHAFDELRSVIPALDNDKKLSKYETLQMAQIYINALAELLQDPTTSSPSTSEETHPVAATEGHLAAHIDAISLRTALDDVPFPGMSSPSASSGTPGARLESPRSDGEFSPHSHFSDSDEMVVELHSSEEDEFAELNMPTHPIVPF, from the exons ATGGACGTCCTAAGCGTGGCAGACTGGTGCAATAAGGACCAAGACCCACGCGTCTGGCTCGCTCCCGTGCAGGCTTCTGGCACCTGCGAGACACGCGACACTTCTGCGGACTACCTGGACCACTCGCCCTGCTCCAGCACCGGATCTTACCACG AGAGCGACTCCTCGGGTCACCCCAGCCCTCCAAGCTACAGAAAAGCGCCCAAAAGTCCATCCGGCTCCTCCACGCTCAAAGTCCGGGACCTGTGCCGCCTGAAGGGCATGGTCACCGGTGCCGAGCAGGAGCAACACACTCGGCACAGAGCCCCGTCCAGCAAGCCCACTAACGGCGTCCAGAGACAGAGACGCGTAGCCGCCAACGCCCGGGAGAGGAGGCGCATGCACGGCCTGAACCACGCATTCGACGAGCTCCGCAGCGTCATCCCGGCCCTGGACAACGACAAGAAGCTGTCCAAGTATGAAACTCTGCAGATGGCGCAGATTTACATCAACGCTCTGGCGGAGCTGCTGCAAGACCCAACTACTTCTTCTCCCTCTACGAGCGAGGAGACACACCCTGTGGCCGCCACGGAGGGCCACCTGGCCGCGCACATCGACGCCATATCTCTGCGAACAGCCCTCGACGACGTCCCCTTTCCTGGCATGAGCTCGCCCTCGGCGTCTTCCGGCACCCCCGGGGCGCGGTTGGAGTCACCCCGCAGCGACGGAGAGTTTTCCCCGCACTCCCACTTCAGTGACTCGGATGAGATGGTGGTGGAGCTCCACTCCAGTGAGGAGGACGAGTTCGCTGAACTGAACATGCCCACTCACCCGATTGTTCCTTTCTAA